One Cotesia glomerata isolate CgM1 linkage group LG8, MPM_Cglom_v2.3, whole genome shotgun sequence genomic window carries:
- the LOC123270241 gene encoding neurofilament heavy polypeptide-like isoform X4: MDCHRKMIVRPTQNYKPKENVADEDEDDLEALRLAALMSLKAKPSKIPPPPQKSFLPPGNSYPMYNSNNNIKNHGSYRGRRDFYQNRLLVRQNGNQNAYHPSRNNQNLIEIIPMEENAPKDGEDKKDNAASEKENSKFRRYDDASGSEDEDIKPKPTLEQPSSSLGDLGDLGDLGDLPDSSEPPKEDSQTDSDPGEASESGLPDSNSPKEEEPLPEENEEENADSDNDAEKEEEDDDDVLLMADYEEEDSLERLMDEMEREMADKPLEKKEKKPRRDKIKKDKPKPSSISASTSTVSNLSYKVTKSPEAPYERPRHRSPSPKAKRKKSPRRSPARLKKLRRSPRRSPIRSPKRLMSPRRRSRSRSRSPRSRRSPRSPIRSSRSPKISPRRISPRKISPNSPIHSPWTSPINSPKRRRSPVASLVSSNFTNLNLNKDKEEKSRKKRSNSPEDILSFKNKIENKEIEISDPVLEARRRKFESTKLIDPVNDNKKIKLRKLEEEENEEKLEDDVEEGEVQEISDEEKVEGNEEAQEEDVGLCLDESYDLDELEEHVSDEAVFETVKVEKKVKKKKKKDKEIYQVGKLKELPLSERLGKEKKCKKRKEYDGKAEEGNCEEVVDEEADLRTELSRRRAERLNRNAPIQSARLLQSAFKGVVNEVAKSNSKVLQRQLIKEDKHEMIDSKVPIKFRLGLNKVQETRETKSSRKSSKRQGRKGTKKNTH; this comes from the exons atgGATTGTCATCGAaag atgattGTAAGACCAACACAAAATTACAAACCTAAAGAGAACGTTGCCGACGAAGATGAGGACGACCTGGAAGCATTGAGGTTAGCCGCGTTAATGTCGCTGAAAGCTAAGCCTAGCAAGATACCACCACCACCTCAGAAGTCATTCTTACCTCCTGGAAATTCATATCCGATgtacaatagtaataataatattaagaatcATGGCAGTTATAGAGGAAGGAGggatttttatcaaaatcgtCTTTTAGTTAGACAAAATGGG AATCAAAATGCGTATCACCCGAGTAGAAATAATCAAAATCTCATTGAAATTATTCCTATGGAGGAGAATGCACCAAAGGATGGTGAAGATAAAAAAGATAATGCTGCGTCTGAAAAAG aaaattcaaaattccgTCGATACGACGACGCAAGCGGTTCCGAAGACGAAGACATAAAACCAAAACCCACCCTCGAGCAGCCATCAAGCAGCCTAGGGGACCTAGGTGACCTAGGAGACCTAGGTGACCTCCCAGACTCATCAGAACCTCCCAAAGAAGACTCTCAAACCGATTCTGACCCAGGCGAAGCCTCGGAGTCGGGTTTACCCGACTCCAATTCTCCCAAGGAAGAAGAACCCTTACCTGAAGAAAACGAAGAAGAAAACGCGGACTCAGATAACGACgcagaaaaagaagaagaagacgaCGACGACGTCCTCTTAATGGCCGACTACGAAGAAGAAGACTCTTTAGAGCGCTTAATGGACGAGATGGAGCGCGAGATGGCCGACAAGCCTCTAGAAAAAAAGGAGAAGAAGCCTCGAAgagacaaaattaaaaaagacaaGCCTAAGCCTTCTTCTATTTCCGCTTCAACTTCAACAGTTTCTAATTTAAGTTATAAAGTTACTAAGAGTCCTGAGGCTCCTTACGAACGTCCTCGTCATCGTTCACCTTCTCCTAAAgcgaaaagaaaaaaatctccTAGAAGATCTCCAGCtcgtttgaaaaaattaagaagGTCTCCTAGAAGATCTCCTATTAGGTCACCTAAAAGGTTAATGTCTCCTCGTAGAAGGTCAAGGTCAAGGTCTAGGTCTCCTAGAAGCCGAAGGTCTCCTAGGTCTCCTATTAGGAGCTCCAGGTCACCTAAAATTTCTCCTAGGAGAATTTctccaagaaaaatttctcctAATTCTCCAATTCACTCTCCTTGGACATCTCCTATTAATTCTCCTAAAAGAAGACGCTCTCCTGTTGCTTCTTTAGTCAGTTCTAATttcacaaatttaaatttaaataaagataaGGAGGAAAAATCCAGAAAAAAAAGATCTAATTCTCCGGAAGATATTTtaagtttcaaaaataaaattgaaaataaagaaattgaaattagTGACCCGGTTTTGGAAGCTAGAAGACGGAAATTTGAGTctacaaaattaattgatccggttaatgataataaaaaaattaaattgaggAAGcttgaagaagaagaaaatgaagaaaaGCTAGAAGATGATGTTGAGGAAGGAGAAGTCCAAGAAATAAGTGATGAAGAAAAGGTTGAAGGGAATGAAGAAGCTCAAGAGGAAGATGTAGGACTTTGTTTGGATGAAAGCTATGATCTGGATGAATTGGAAGAGCATGTCAGTGATGAGGCGGTTTTTGAAACGGTTAAAGTGGAGAAGAAggtgaagaaaaagaagaagaaggacaAGGAGATTTATCAGGTGGGGAAACTTAAGGAGCTGCCGTTGTCGGAGAGGCTGGGGAAGGAGAAGAAGTGTAAGAAGAGGAAGGAGTATGATGGGAAGGCTGAGGAGGGTAATTGTGAGGAGGTGGTCGATGAAGAAGCTGATCTTAGGACTGAGCTCAGTCGCAGGAGGGCTGAGAGGCTTAATAGGAACGCGCCGATTCAGTCCGCTAGGCTTTTGCAGTCGGCTTTTAAGGGAGTTGTTAATGa agtCGCTAAAAGTAATTCAAAGGTTCTTCAGAGACAATTGATAAAAGAGGACAAac ATGAAATGATCGATTCAAAGGTACCAATTAAATTCCGACTGGGGCTGAACAAAGTTCAAGAAACTCGAGAGACAAAATCATCCCGGAAATCTTCAAAGCGACAAGGTCGAAAG ggaacaaaaaaaaatacgcaTTAA
- the LOC123270241 gene encoding neurofilament heavy polypeptide-like isoform X3 yields MDCHRKMIVRPTQNYKPKENVADEDEDDLEALRLAALMSLKAKPSKIPPPPQKSFLPPGNSYPMYNSNNNIKNHGSYRGRRDFYQNRLLVRQNGNQNAYHPSRNNQNLIEIIPMEENAPKDGEDKKDNAASEKENSKFRRYDDASGSEDEDIKPKPTLEQPSSSLGDLGDLGDLGDLPDSSEPPKEDSQTDSDPGEASESGLPDSNSPKEEEPLPEENEEENADSDNDAEKEEEDDDDVLLMADYEEEDSLERLMDEMEREMADKPLEKKEKKPRRDKIKKDKPKPSSISASTSTVSNLSYKVTKSPEAPYERPRHRSPSPKAKRKKSPRRSPARLKKLRRSPRRSPIRSPKRLMSPRRRSRSRSRSPRSRRSPRSPIRSSRSPKISPRRISPRKISPNSPIHSPWTSPINSPKRRRSPVASLVSSNFTNLNLNKDKEEKSRKKRSNSPEDILSFKNKIENKEIEISDPVLEARRRKFESTKLIDPVNDNKKIKLRKLEEEENEEKLEDDVEEGEVQEISDEEKVEGNEEAQEEDVGLCLDESYDLDELEEHVSDEAVFETVKVEKKVKKKKKKDKEIYQVGKLKELPLSERLGKEKKCKKRKEYDGKAEEGNCEEVVDEEADLRTELSRRRAERLNRNAPIQSARLLQSAFKGVVNEVAKSNSKVLQRQLIKEDKHEMIDSKVPIKFRLGLNKVQETRETKSSRKSSKRQGRKVKHKNLIVN; encoded by the exons atgGATTGTCATCGAaag atgattGTAAGACCAACACAAAATTACAAACCTAAAGAGAACGTTGCCGACGAAGATGAGGACGACCTGGAAGCATTGAGGTTAGCCGCGTTAATGTCGCTGAAAGCTAAGCCTAGCAAGATACCACCACCACCTCAGAAGTCATTCTTACCTCCTGGAAATTCATATCCGATgtacaatagtaataataatattaagaatcATGGCAGTTATAGAGGAAGGAGggatttttatcaaaatcgtCTTTTAGTTAGACAAAATGGG AATCAAAATGCGTATCACCCGAGTAGAAATAATCAAAATCTCATTGAAATTATTCCTATGGAGGAGAATGCACCAAAGGATGGTGAAGATAAAAAAGATAATGCTGCGTCTGAAAAAG aaaattcaaaattccgTCGATACGACGACGCAAGCGGTTCCGAAGACGAAGACATAAAACCAAAACCCACCCTCGAGCAGCCATCAAGCAGCCTAGGGGACCTAGGTGACCTAGGAGACCTAGGTGACCTCCCAGACTCATCAGAACCTCCCAAAGAAGACTCTCAAACCGATTCTGACCCAGGCGAAGCCTCGGAGTCGGGTTTACCCGACTCCAATTCTCCCAAGGAAGAAGAACCCTTACCTGAAGAAAACGAAGAAGAAAACGCGGACTCAGATAACGACgcagaaaaagaagaagaagacgaCGACGACGTCCTCTTAATGGCCGACTACGAAGAAGAAGACTCTTTAGAGCGCTTAATGGACGAGATGGAGCGCGAGATGGCCGACAAGCCTCTAGAAAAAAAGGAGAAGAAGCCTCGAAgagacaaaattaaaaaagacaaGCCTAAGCCTTCTTCTATTTCCGCTTCAACTTCAACAGTTTCTAATTTAAGTTATAAAGTTACTAAGAGTCCTGAGGCTCCTTACGAACGTCCTCGTCATCGTTCACCTTCTCCTAAAgcgaaaagaaaaaaatctccTAGAAGATCTCCAGCtcgtttgaaaaaattaagaagGTCTCCTAGAAGATCTCCTATTAGGTCACCTAAAAGGTTAATGTCTCCTCGTAGAAGGTCAAGGTCAAGGTCTAGGTCTCCTAGAAGCCGAAGGTCTCCTAGGTCTCCTATTAGGAGCTCCAGGTCACCTAAAATTTCTCCTAGGAGAATTTctccaagaaaaatttctcctAATTCTCCAATTCACTCTCCTTGGACATCTCCTATTAATTCTCCTAAAAGAAGACGCTCTCCTGTTGCTTCTTTAGTCAGTTCTAATttcacaaatttaaatttaaataaagataaGGAGGAAAAATCCAGAAAAAAAAGATCTAATTCTCCGGAAGATATTTtaagtttcaaaaataaaattgaaaataaagaaattgaaattagTGACCCGGTTTTGGAAGCTAGAAGACGGAAATTTGAGTctacaaaattaattgatccggttaatgataataaaaaaattaaattgaggAAGcttgaagaagaagaaaatgaagaaaaGCTAGAAGATGATGTTGAGGAAGGAGAAGTCCAAGAAATAAGTGATGAAGAAAAGGTTGAAGGGAATGAAGAAGCTCAAGAGGAAGATGTAGGACTTTGTTTGGATGAAAGCTATGATCTGGATGAATTGGAAGAGCATGTCAGTGATGAGGCGGTTTTTGAAACGGTTAAAGTGGAGAAGAAggtgaagaaaaagaagaagaaggacaAGGAGATTTATCAGGTGGGGAAACTTAAGGAGCTGCCGTTGTCGGAGAGGCTGGGGAAGGAGAAGAAGTGTAAGAAGAGGAAGGAGTATGATGGGAAGGCTGAGGAGGGTAATTGTGAGGAGGTGGTCGATGAAGAAGCTGATCTTAGGACTGAGCTCAGTCGCAGGAGGGCTGAGAGGCTTAATAGGAACGCGCCGATTCAGTCCGCTAGGCTTTTGCAGTCGGCTTTTAAGGGAGTTGTTAATGa agtCGCTAAAAGTAATTCAAAGGTTCTTCAGAGACAATTGATAAAAGAGGACAAac ATGAAATGATCGATTCAAAGGTACCAATTAAATTCCGACTGGGGCTGAACAAAGTTCAAGAAACTCGAGAGACAAAATCATCCCGGAAATCTTCAAAGCGACAAGGTCGAAAGGTAAAGCACAAAAATTTGATAGTTAACTGA
- the LOC123270241 gene encoding neurofilament heavy polypeptide-like isoform X2 produces the protein MDCHRKMIVRPTQNYKPKENVADEDEDDLEALRLAALMSLKAKPSKIPPPPQKSFLPPGNSYPMYNSNNNIKNHGSYRGRRDFYQNRLLVRQNGNQNAYHPSRNNQNLIEIIPMEENAPKDGEDKKDNAASEKENSKFRRYDDASGSEDEDIKPKPTLEQPSSSLGDLGDLGDLGDLPDSSEPPKEDSQTDSDPGEASESGLPDSNSPKEEEPLPEENEEENADSDNDAEKEEEDDDDVLLMADYEEEDSLERLMDEMEREMADKPLEKKEKKPRRDKIKKDKPKPSSISASTSTVSNLSYKVTKSPEAPYERPRHRSPSPKAKRKKSPRRSPARLKKLRRSPRRSPIRSPKRLMSPRRRSRSRSRSPRSRRSPRSPIRSSRSPKISPRRISPRKISPNSPIHSPWTSPINSPKRRRSPVASLVSSNFTNLNLNKDKEEKSRKKRSNSPEDILSFKNKIENKEIEISDPVLEARRRKFESTKLIDPVNDNKKIKLRKLEEEENEEKLEDDVEEGEVQEISDEEKVEGNEEAQEEDVGLCLDESYDLDELEEHVSDEAVFETVKVEKKVKKKKKKDKEIYQVGKLKELPLSERLGKEKKCKKRKEYDGKAEEGNCEEVVDEEADLRTELSRRRAERLNRNAPIQSARLLQSAFKGVVNEVAKSNSKVLQRQLIKEDKHPQKEIRRVTVLHRSIPELHDSEDEMIDSKVPIKFRLGLNKVQETRETKSSRKSSKRQGRKGTKKNTH, from the exons atgGATTGTCATCGAaag atgattGTAAGACCAACACAAAATTACAAACCTAAAGAGAACGTTGCCGACGAAGATGAGGACGACCTGGAAGCATTGAGGTTAGCCGCGTTAATGTCGCTGAAAGCTAAGCCTAGCAAGATACCACCACCACCTCAGAAGTCATTCTTACCTCCTGGAAATTCATATCCGATgtacaatagtaataataatattaagaatcATGGCAGTTATAGAGGAAGGAGggatttttatcaaaatcgtCTTTTAGTTAGACAAAATGGG AATCAAAATGCGTATCACCCGAGTAGAAATAATCAAAATCTCATTGAAATTATTCCTATGGAGGAGAATGCACCAAAGGATGGTGAAGATAAAAAAGATAATGCTGCGTCTGAAAAAG aaaattcaaaattccgTCGATACGACGACGCAAGCGGTTCCGAAGACGAAGACATAAAACCAAAACCCACCCTCGAGCAGCCATCAAGCAGCCTAGGGGACCTAGGTGACCTAGGAGACCTAGGTGACCTCCCAGACTCATCAGAACCTCCCAAAGAAGACTCTCAAACCGATTCTGACCCAGGCGAAGCCTCGGAGTCGGGTTTACCCGACTCCAATTCTCCCAAGGAAGAAGAACCCTTACCTGAAGAAAACGAAGAAGAAAACGCGGACTCAGATAACGACgcagaaaaagaagaagaagacgaCGACGACGTCCTCTTAATGGCCGACTACGAAGAAGAAGACTCTTTAGAGCGCTTAATGGACGAGATGGAGCGCGAGATGGCCGACAAGCCTCTAGAAAAAAAGGAGAAGAAGCCTCGAAgagacaaaattaaaaaagacaaGCCTAAGCCTTCTTCTATTTCCGCTTCAACTTCAACAGTTTCTAATTTAAGTTATAAAGTTACTAAGAGTCCTGAGGCTCCTTACGAACGTCCTCGTCATCGTTCACCTTCTCCTAAAgcgaaaagaaaaaaatctccTAGAAGATCTCCAGCtcgtttgaaaaaattaagaagGTCTCCTAGAAGATCTCCTATTAGGTCACCTAAAAGGTTAATGTCTCCTCGTAGAAGGTCAAGGTCAAGGTCTAGGTCTCCTAGAAGCCGAAGGTCTCCTAGGTCTCCTATTAGGAGCTCCAGGTCACCTAAAATTTCTCCTAGGAGAATTTctccaagaaaaatttctcctAATTCTCCAATTCACTCTCCTTGGACATCTCCTATTAATTCTCCTAAAAGAAGACGCTCTCCTGTTGCTTCTTTAGTCAGTTCTAATttcacaaatttaaatttaaataaagataaGGAGGAAAAATCCAGAAAAAAAAGATCTAATTCTCCGGAAGATATTTtaagtttcaaaaataaaattgaaaataaagaaattgaaattagTGACCCGGTTTTGGAAGCTAGAAGACGGAAATTTGAGTctacaaaattaattgatccggttaatgataataaaaaaattaaattgaggAAGcttgaagaagaagaaaatgaagaaaaGCTAGAAGATGATGTTGAGGAAGGAGAAGTCCAAGAAATAAGTGATGAAGAAAAGGTTGAAGGGAATGAAGAAGCTCAAGAGGAAGATGTAGGACTTTGTTTGGATGAAAGCTATGATCTGGATGAATTGGAAGAGCATGTCAGTGATGAGGCGGTTTTTGAAACGGTTAAAGTGGAGAAGAAggtgaagaaaaagaagaagaaggacaAGGAGATTTATCAGGTGGGGAAACTTAAGGAGCTGCCGTTGTCGGAGAGGCTGGGGAAGGAGAAGAAGTGTAAGAAGAGGAAGGAGTATGATGGGAAGGCTGAGGAGGGTAATTGTGAGGAGGTGGTCGATGAAGAAGCTGATCTTAGGACTGAGCTCAGTCGCAGGAGGGCTGAGAGGCTTAATAGGAACGCGCCGATTCAGTCCGCTAGGCTTTTGCAGTCGGCTTTTAAGGGAGTTGTTAATGa agtCGCTAAAAGTAATTCAAAGGTTCTTCAGAGACAATTGATAAAAGAGGACAAac ATCCTCAGAAAGAAATAAGACGTGTAACTGTATTGCATAGATCTATTCCCGAATTACATGATTCAGAAG ATGAAATGATCGATTCAAAGGTACCAATTAAATTCCGACTGGGGCTGAACAAAGTTCAAGAAACTCGAGAGACAAAATCATCCCGGAAATCTTCAAAGCGACAAGGTCGAAAG ggaacaaaaaaaaatacgcaTTAA
- the LOC123270241 gene encoding neurofilament heavy polypeptide-like isoform X1 — protein MDCHRKMIVRPTQNYKPKENVADEDEDDLEALRLAALMSLKAKPSKIPPPPQKSFLPPGNSYPMYNSNNNIKNHGSYRGRRDFYQNRLLVRQNGNQNAYHPSRNNQNLIEIIPMEENAPKDGEDKKDNAASEKENSKFRRYDDASGSEDEDIKPKPTLEQPSSSLGDLGDLGDLGDLPDSSEPPKEDSQTDSDPGEASESGLPDSNSPKEEEPLPEENEEENADSDNDAEKEEEDDDDVLLMADYEEEDSLERLMDEMEREMADKPLEKKEKKPRRDKIKKDKPKPSSISASTSTVSNLSYKVTKSPEAPYERPRHRSPSPKAKRKKSPRRSPARLKKLRRSPRRSPIRSPKRLMSPRRRSRSRSRSPRSRRSPRSPIRSSRSPKISPRRISPRKISPNSPIHSPWTSPINSPKRRRSPVASLVSSNFTNLNLNKDKEEKSRKKRSNSPEDILSFKNKIENKEIEISDPVLEARRRKFESTKLIDPVNDNKKIKLRKLEEEENEEKLEDDVEEGEVQEISDEEKVEGNEEAQEEDVGLCLDESYDLDELEEHVSDEAVFETVKVEKKVKKKKKKDKEIYQVGKLKELPLSERLGKEKKCKKRKEYDGKAEEGNCEEVVDEEADLRTELSRRRAERLNRNAPIQSARLLQSAFKGVVNEVAKSNSKVLQRQLIKEDKHPQKEIRRVTVLHRSIPELHDSEDEMIDSKVPIKFRLGLNKVQETRETKSSRKSSKRQGRKVKHKNLIVN, from the exons atgGATTGTCATCGAaag atgattGTAAGACCAACACAAAATTACAAACCTAAAGAGAACGTTGCCGACGAAGATGAGGACGACCTGGAAGCATTGAGGTTAGCCGCGTTAATGTCGCTGAAAGCTAAGCCTAGCAAGATACCACCACCACCTCAGAAGTCATTCTTACCTCCTGGAAATTCATATCCGATgtacaatagtaataataatattaagaatcATGGCAGTTATAGAGGAAGGAGggatttttatcaaaatcgtCTTTTAGTTAGACAAAATGGG AATCAAAATGCGTATCACCCGAGTAGAAATAATCAAAATCTCATTGAAATTATTCCTATGGAGGAGAATGCACCAAAGGATGGTGAAGATAAAAAAGATAATGCTGCGTCTGAAAAAG aaaattcaaaattccgTCGATACGACGACGCAAGCGGTTCCGAAGACGAAGACATAAAACCAAAACCCACCCTCGAGCAGCCATCAAGCAGCCTAGGGGACCTAGGTGACCTAGGAGACCTAGGTGACCTCCCAGACTCATCAGAACCTCCCAAAGAAGACTCTCAAACCGATTCTGACCCAGGCGAAGCCTCGGAGTCGGGTTTACCCGACTCCAATTCTCCCAAGGAAGAAGAACCCTTACCTGAAGAAAACGAAGAAGAAAACGCGGACTCAGATAACGACgcagaaaaagaagaagaagacgaCGACGACGTCCTCTTAATGGCCGACTACGAAGAAGAAGACTCTTTAGAGCGCTTAATGGACGAGATGGAGCGCGAGATGGCCGACAAGCCTCTAGAAAAAAAGGAGAAGAAGCCTCGAAgagacaaaattaaaaaagacaaGCCTAAGCCTTCTTCTATTTCCGCTTCAACTTCAACAGTTTCTAATTTAAGTTATAAAGTTACTAAGAGTCCTGAGGCTCCTTACGAACGTCCTCGTCATCGTTCACCTTCTCCTAAAgcgaaaagaaaaaaatctccTAGAAGATCTCCAGCtcgtttgaaaaaattaagaagGTCTCCTAGAAGATCTCCTATTAGGTCACCTAAAAGGTTAATGTCTCCTCGTAGAAGGTCAAGGTCAAGGTCTAGGTCTCCTAGAAGCCGAAGGTCTCCTAGGTCTCCTATTAGGAGCTCCAGGTCACCTAAAATTTCTCCTAGGAGAATTTctccaagaaaaatttctcctAATTCTCCAATTCACTCTCCTTGGACATCTCCTATTAATTCTCCTAAAAGAAGACGCTCTCCTGTTGCTTCTTTAGTCAGTTCTAATttcacaaatttaaatttaaataaagataaGGAGGAAAAATCCAGAAAAAAAAGATCTAATTCTCCGGAAGATATTTtaagtttcaaaaataaaattgaaaataaagaaattgaaattagTGACCCGGTTTTGGAAGCTAGAAGACGGAAATTTGAGTctacaaaattaattgatccggttaatgataataaaaaaattaaattgaggAAGcttgaagaagaagaaaatgaagaaaaGCTAGAAGATGATGTTGAGGAAGGAGAAGTCCAAGAAATAAGTGATGAAGAAAAGGTTGAAGGGAATGAAGAAGCTCAAGAGGAAGATGTAGGACTTTGTTTGGATGAAAGCTATGATCTGGATGAATTGGAAGAGCATGTCAGTGATGAGGCGGTTTTTGAAACGGTTAAAGTGGAGAAGAAggtgaagaaaaagaagaagaaggacaAGGAGATTTATCAGGTGGGGAAACTTAAGGAGCTGCCGTTGTCGGAGAGGCTGGGGAAGGAGAAGAAGTGTAAGAAGAGGAAGGAGTATGATGGGAAGGCTGAGGAGGGTAATTGTGAGGAGGTGGTCGATGAAGAAGCTGATCTTAGGACTGAGCTCAGTCGCAGGAGGGCTGAGAGGCTTAATAGGAACGCGCCGATTCAGTCCGCTAGGCTTTTGCAGTCGGCTTTTAAGGGAGTTGTTAATGa agtCGCTAAAAGTAATTCAAAGGTTCTTCAGAGACAATTGATAAAAGAGGACAAac ATCCTCAGAAAGAAATAAGACGTGTAACTGTATTGCATAGATCTATTCCCGAATTACATGATTCAGAAG ATGAAATGATCGATTCAAAGGTACCAATTAAATTCCGACTGGGGCTGAACAAAGTTCAAGAAACTCGAGAGACAAAATCATCCCGGAAATCTTCAAAGCGACAAGGTCGAAAGGTAAAGCACAAAAATTTGATAGTTAACTGA
- the LOC123270183 gene encoding 1-acyl-sn-glycerol-3-phosphate acyltransferase alpha-like, with the protein MRNWMIVSKICGFVCVLMGLELEMRNLEGLKREKGCIVVSNHQSSLDVLGLFKIGQLINNNCGIVAKKELFYIWPPGLVLWLCGSIFIDRKNPDKARTELNAVSEKVRKENIKLWIFPEGTRRNNGKINSFKKGAFHMAVNAKLDIIPVIFSSYYFLENKKRFDSGKIIITALPAVSTENSSLEEVMDKVHFMMEEIFQSTSAETKLAVKS; encoded by the coding sequence ATGAGAAACTGGATGATAGTTTCTAAAATTTGTGGATTCGTCTGCGTTTTGATGGGCCTTGAGTTAgaaatgagaaatttggagGGTTTAAAAAGAGAAAAAGGCTGCATTGTAGTTTCTAACCATCAAAGTTCATTAGACGTCTTGGGATTGTTCAAAATAGGACAATTAATCAACAATAATTGCGGAATTGTCGCGAAAAAAGAACTATTTTACATTTGGCCTCCTGGATTAGTCCTTTGGCTTTGCGGATCTATTTTTATCGACAGAAAAAATCCCGACAAAGCTAGAACAGAGTTGAATGCAGTTTCTGAGAAGGTTAGAAAGGAAAATATAAAGCTCTGGATCTTCCCCGAAGGCACAAGAAGAAATAACGGGAagattaattcattcaaaaaaggCGCCTTTCACATGGCTGTTAATGCGAAGCTTGATATTATTCCGGTTATATTTTCTTCTTACTATTTTTTGGAGAACAAGAAGCGATTTGACTCCGGcaagattattattactgcACTTCCCGCAGTTTCTACTGAGAATTCTTCCCTTGAAGAAGTTATGGATAAAGTTCATTTTATGATGGaggaaatttttcaatctaCGTCTGCTGAAACTAAACTAGCAGTTAAGTCgtga
- the LOC123270184 gene encoding 1-acyl-sn-glycerol-3-phosphate acyltransferase alpha-like → MKFYTKFFIYYGLLVVTTTLLIPIFIFRPRDVRNCVIVAKACSYINKLLGVTWEIRNRENLRKKACIIVVNHQSAVDVLGLHQFWPLISKANVVAKKELFYLTGPIGIVFWLCGVICIDRRNPDKARSDLNAVACKLKEEDTKLVIFPEGTRRNNGKINPFRKGAFHMAVNAKLDIVPVVFSSQYFLETKKRFDSGKVIITALPAISTDGASVDEVMEKTYKVMDEAFQASSAEVEEWG, encoded by the exons atgaaattttacacaaaattcttTATATATTACGGGCTTCTTGTCGTAACAACCACTCTACTTATCCCAATATTTATCTTCCGCCCACGCGATGTAAGAAATTGCGTAATAGTAGCCAAAGCTTGCAGTtacatcaataaattattaggaGTCACGTGGGAAATTAGGAACAGAGAGAATTTGAGGAAGAAAGCTTGTATTATTGTTGTGAATCATCAAAGCGCCGTCGACGTCTTAGGGCTGCACCAATTCTGGCCTTTGATAAGCAAAGCCAATGTTGTTGCGAAGAAAGAGCTTTTTTATCTAACCGGGCCAATTGGAATTGTCTTTTGGCTCTGTGGAGTTATTTGTATCGACAGAAGAAATCCCGACAAAGCAAGATCTGATCTTAATGCCGTCGCTTGTAAGCTCAAAGAAGAAGACACTAAGCTTGTTATCTTCCCAGAAGGCACCAGAAGAAATAACGGGAAGATTAATCCTTTTAGAAAAGGCGCTTTTCACATGGCTGTAAATGCGAAACTTGATATTGTGCCGGTTGTGTTTTCTTCGCAGTATTTTTTGGAGACTAAAAAAAGATTTGACTCGGGAAAGGTTATTATTACTGCTTTGCCCGCGATTTCTACTGATGGAGCTTCCGTTGATGAAGTTATGGAGAAAACTTATAAAGTTATGGACGAAGCTTTTCAAGCTTCTTCTGctgaa GTAGAGGAGTGGGGGTAA